CGTCTAGGCCGACAGCGGTCGCCCAAGAACCACACCGGCCCCAACATGAGACCCTATCTTCGCGTCGCGAACGTATACGAGGATCGGATCGACACCTCCAGCGTCCTGGAGATGAACTTCTCCCCGGATGAGTTCGAGACGTACCGCCTTGAAAACGGGGACGTCCTCCTGAATGAAGGGCAGAGCCTTCACCTGGTTGGAAGACCGGCCATCTACCGGGGCGAAGTCCCCGGGGCGTGTTTCCAGAACACCCTCGTCCGCTTTCGCCCGTGTCCCGGTCTCCGATCCGAGTTCGCGTTGATGGTATTCCGTGGGTACCTGCACACCCAGAGGTTCATGCGGATTGCCCGGTGGACGACGAACATCGCCCATCTCGGGGCCGGGCGTTTCGCAGAGATAGAGTTCCCCCTCGCCCCGTTCCCCGAACAAGAGCGCATCGTCCAGGCCGTCGAGTCCTACCTCACCCGCCTCGACGCCGCCGTGGCGACCCTGGAGCGGGTGCAAACGAACCTGCGGCGGTACCGGGCGTCGGTGATCAAGGCGGCGGTGGAGGGGCAGCTCGTCCCCACCGAGGTAGAGCTGGCCCGTGCCGAGGGCCGGGACTACGAGCCCGCCTCCGCCCTGCTGGAACGTGTCCTGAAGGAGCGTCGCCACCGGTGGGCGGAGTCGGGGAAGAAGGGCAAGTACATGGAGCCCGTCGCGCCGGACGTGGACGGGCTGCCGGAGCTGCCCGAGGGATGGTCATGGACTTCGTT
This is a stretch of genomic DNA from bacterium. It encodes these proteins:
- a CDS encoding restriction endonuclease subunit S → RLGRQRSPKNHTGPNMRPYLRVANVYEDRIDTSSVLEMNFSPDEFETYRLENGDVLLNEGQSLHLVGRPAIYRGEVPGACFQNTLVRFRPCPGLRSEFALMVFRGYLHTQRFMRIARWTTNIAHLGAGRFAEIEFPLAPFPEQERIVQAVESYLTRLDAAVATLERVQTNLRRYRASVIKAAVEGQLVPTEVELARAEGRDYEPASALLERVLKERRHRWAESGKKGKYMEPVAPDVDGLPELPEGWSWTSFVAISEHRLGKMLDKQKNLGIPRPYLRNANVRWFGFDLDSVNEMRDRDEELDDVSVREGDLVVCEGGEPGRAAVCKVDPILRTRNRQFLDRGVVLRRLFEGAAGPRFLPEIAKANSGS